A DNA window from Sceloporus undulatus isolate JIND9_A2432 ecotype Alabama unplaced genomic scaffold, SceUnd_v1.1 scaffold_8163, whole genome shotgun sequence contains the following coding sequences:
- the LOC121918305 gene encoding olfactory receptor 1019-like translates to MSEENGTIVINEFVFVGLTDNPALQTILFVLFLAVYITTLVGNIGIIALVRASPRLHTPMYFFLSGLSFLDVGCSSAITPKTMVNLLEDNKSISYIGCAMQIYFFTGLGSAECFLLAAMAYDRYVAICKPLLYPILMSPRLCILLIGGSYVLGLFHSLVHTIFAFRLSFSGSNRLNDFFCDFPALFSISSSDTYTNELLVFYVAGLVEIITIFMVLISYSCIFATIVRIRSAAGRLKAFSTCTSHLTTVTIFHGAILILHFRPKSSNGSSVQDVGDKILSVFYTIVTPLLNALIYSLRNKEVKDALGVLRRKMYNKMTRRW, encoded by the coding sequence CTCTTTGTACTATTCCTTGCTGTTTATATTACCACCTTGGTGGGTAACATAGGAATTATTGCTTTAGTGAGAGCCAGTCCCCGGCTCCATACCCCAATGTATTTCTTTCTGAGTGGTCTTTCTTTCCTAGATGTGGGCTGTTCCTCTGCCATTACTCCCAAGACAATGGTGAACCTTCTAGAAGATAATAAATCCATTTCATACATTGGATGTGCAATGCAAATATACTTTTTTACAGGTCTGGGGAGTGCAGAGTGCTTTCTCCTGGCTGCCATGGCATATGATCGCTATGTGGCCATCTGTAAACCACTGCTGTACCCAATTCTCATGTCTCCTAGACTCTGTATTCTTTTGATAGGAGGGTCATATGTTCTCGGGCTTTTTCACTCTCTTGTTCATACCATCTTTGCTTTCAGACTGTCATTCTCTGGATCAAACAGACTTAATGATTTTTTCTGTGATTTCCCAGCacttttttcaatttcttcttctgataCCTACACCAATGAACTCCTGGTCTTTTATGTGGCTGGGCTTGTAGAAATAATCACCATTTTCATGGTCCTCATTTCTTATTCATGTATTTTTGCCACTATTGTGAGGATCAGATCAGCTGCAGGTAGGCTCAAAGCCTTTTCCACGTGTACCTCCCACCTGACTACTGTTACAATTTTCCATGGGGCTATTCTTATTCTGCATTTCCGTCCCAAGTCTAGCAATGGATCTTCTGTTCAAGATGTGGGTGACAAAATTCTGTCTGTGTTCTATACCATTGTTACCCCCTTGCTAAATGCCTTGATTTACAGTCTAAGAAACAAGGAGGTGAAAGATGCCCTAGGAGTTCTTCGAAGGAAGATGTATAACAAAATGACGAGGCGGTGGTAA